The following are encoded together in the Robertmurraya sp. FSL R5-0851 genome:
- a CDS encoding beta-glucosidase produces the protein MLKKLKKNKRKKLLALAMASTVALSGFSTITISAAENTTTTVQSSVIAATPKLVDEKSIDAVIAAMTLQEKAFMVVGGNKGGLVSENGEVIGGQSTKVPGAAGQTQEIERLGIPAIVMADGPMGVRISPTRTDDNKTYYATKFPSPTVLGSSWDKELANEVGEATSQELKAFGIDLLLAPGMNIQSYLLNGRNFEYFSEDPVVTGEMASSFVNGVEDNGVGTTIKHFAAFNQRTNNNGNMVVSQRALREIYLKGFEITVKESDPWSIMDSYNMINGTYATENKELLTDVLRNDFGFTGFAMTDWEFGLRDIAKQMEAGTNLLMPGSAAQSQRIMDAVNSGILDEAILDRNIKEILKIVVNTRTFKGETATNEPNLTENAKISRKAAADGMVLLENKKAALPISNKQSVSLFGVPVSEINTGGRGSALVYAPYHVGVAEGLRNAGFTLNEELIQKNDQYVAEMRTKDEYKGTPGTFGSVGPKLPEMDISQDVIEAAKNTDVGIVVIGTAPGSYATDRAKEDFYLSDSQKQMVEQVSKAYREQGKKVIAVLTVEGPIETESWKDQVDGILLSWQPGQELGNAVADILTGKVNPSGKLAQTFPKDYEDLPYADRFPGSADGFPYEEDIYVGYRYNTTFDVNPAYEFGYGLSYTKFNYSGIKLTEGKKFDGEIKVTATVKNTGKTSGREAVQLYVNAPDGKLEKPELELKDFAKTKELQPGEKEELTFKLDAKDLASFDEESSSWILEKGTYKINIGASSEDIKGSAVFKVDKTIVVEKVSDVLAPQVEFERLSKN, from the coding sequence ATGTTAAAGAAGCTAAAGAAAAACAAAAGAAAAAAGTTATTAGCATTGGCCATGGCATCAACGGTTGCATTATCGGGATTCTCAACCATAACCATAAGTGCAGCTGAGAATACTACCACAACGGTACAATCTTCCGTCATTGCGGCTACGCCTAAACTAGTGGATGAAAAGTCGATTGATGCAGTTATTGCAGCGATGACACTTCAGGAGAAGGCATTTATGGTTGTAGGAGGAAATAAAGGTGGCTTGGTATCGGAAAACGGAGAAGTCATCGGCGGTCAGTCTACAAAGGTACCAGGGGCAGCTGGTCAGACACAGGAAATTGAACGTTTAGGCATTCCTGCTATCGTGATGGCAGATGGACCAATGGGTGTCCGAATCTCTCCGACAAGAACAGATGACAATAAAACCTATTATGCTACAAAATTCCCTTCACCAACCGTCCTTGGTTCCTCATGGGACAAGGAGTTAGCGAATGAGGTCGGAGAGGCGACGAGTCAGGAATTGAAAGCGTTCGGAATTGACCTTCTACTTGCCCCTGGAATGAATATTCAAAGTTACCTTCTTAACGGCAGAAACTTTGAATACTTTTCCGAAGATCCAGTGGTCACGGGTGAAATGGCCAGTTCGTTTGTTAATGGAGTGGAAGATAACGGAGTAGGAACAACGATCAAACATTTTGCCGCCTTTAATCAGCGGACCAACAACAATGGAAATATGGTCGTTAGCCAGCGTGCCCTCAGGGAAATTTATCTTAAAGGGTTCGAGATTACGGTAAAAGAATCTGATCCATGGTCGATTATGGATTCTTACAACATGATCAACGGAACGTATGCGACTGAAAATAAAGAACTCTTAACCGATGTGTTAAGGAATGACTTTGGCTTTACAGGGTTCGCCATGACAGACTGGGAGTTCGGCCTTAGAGATATTGCCAAGCAGATGGAAGCGGGGACAAACCTCTTAATGCCAGGAAGTGCTGCACAGTCACAAAGAATCATGGATGCCGTAAATAGCGGAATTCTAGATGAAGCCATTCTTGACCGAAATATTAAGGAAATTCTAAAAATAGTGGTCAATACACGCACATTTAAAGGGGAAACGGCTACGAATGAACCGAATCTTACGGAAAATGCCAAGATTTCAAGAAAAGCAGCTGCAGATGGAATGGTTCTTCTTGAAAATAAAAAAGCGGCCTTGCCAATTAGCAATAAGCAAAGTGTTTCCTTATTCGGGGTACCAGTAAGTGAAATCAATACGGGTGGCAGGGGAAGCGCCCTAGTGTATGCGCCTTACCATGTGGGAGTTGCTGAAGGACTCCGTAATGCAGGCTTTACACTCAATGAAGAGTTGATTCAGAAGAATGATCAATATGTTGCCGAAATGAGAACCAAAGATGAATACAAGGGTACGCCTGGAACTTTTGGATCTGTTGGACCGAAGTTACCCGAAATGGACATCAGCCAAGACGTTATTGAAGCAGCAAAAAATACAGATGTTGGTATTGTGGTCATTGGAACAGCTCCTGGCTCCTATGCGACCGACCGGGCAAAAGAAGACTTCTATCTCTCTGATTCTCAGAAGCAAATGGTAGAACAAGTGTCTAAAGCTTACCGAGAGCAAGGTAAAAAAGTCATTGCAGTGTTGACGGTTGAAGGTCCAATTGAGACGGAAAGCTGGAAAGATCAAGTAGATGGAATCCTACTTTCTTGGCAACCGGGACAAGAACTTGGAAACGCGGTGGCAGACATCCTGACTGGGAAAGTGAATCCTTCCGGAAAATTGGCGCAGACCTTCCCGAAAGACTATGAGGATCTTCCATATGCGGACCGTTTCCCTGGATCAGCAGATGGTTTCCCGTATGAAGAGGATATCTATGTTGGATACAGATACAATACAACCTTTGACGTCAACCCGGCCTATGAGTTCGGCTATGGATTGTCTTATACAAAGTTCAATTATAGTGGTATAAAATTGACAGAAGGAAAGAAATTCGATGGGGAAATTAAAGTCACAGCTACGGTGAAAAACACCGGAAAAACGTCCGGAAGAGAAGCCGTTCAACTCTATGTAAACGCTCCGGATGGAAAGCTTGAAAAACCTGAGCTAGAATTAAAAGATTTTGCGAAAACAAAAGAACTACAACCTGGTGAAAAAGAAGAACTTACCTTTAAACTCGATGCAAAAGACTTAGCCTCTTTTGACGAAGAGTCCTCCTCTTGGATTCTCGAAAAAGGAACCTATAAAATCAATATAGGCGCATCTTCTGAAGATATTAAGGGATCGGCGGTATTCAAAGTGGATAAAACGATAGTCGTTGAGAAAGTAAGTGACGTCCTAGCTCCACAGGTTGAATTCGAGAGATTATCAAAAAATTAG
- a CDS encoding HU family DNA-binding protein — protein MNKTDLIYSIAKRCDIPRKHSRKVVDIIIDHISTSLADGHQVQLLGFGNFETRERAQRKGRNPKTGEEIIIPATRYAVFSPCSEFKDALK, from the coding sequence ATGAACAAAACGGATTTAATCTACTCGATAGCGAAGAGATGTGACATACCAAGAAAGCACTCAAGAAAAGTAGTAGATATTATCATAGATCACATTTCCACTTCATTAGCTGATGGACACCAGGTACAATTATTAGGCTTTGGAAACTTTGAAACTCGTGAACGAGCGCAGAGAAAAGGTAGAAACCCGAAAACGGGGGAAGAGATTATTATACCAGCAACCAGATATGCTGTTTTTAGCCCTTGTAGTGAGTTTAAAGATGCCTTGAAATAG